One window of Desulfobaculum bizertense DSM 18034 genomic DNA carries:
- a CDS encoding Fur family transcriptional regulator produces the protein MTKQRKIILEELRKLTSHPTADELYEIVRARLPRVSLGTVYRNLEVLSEQGDILKLESAGSQKRFDGNPEPHYHIRCVQCGRVGDVEHDGEVVLPSMEHFHCEGFTIHSQSLEFYGLCADCQEKLEAREAVGL, from the coding sequence ATGACTAAGCAACGCAAGATCATCCTTGAGGAGCTTCGGAAACTCACATCTCACCCTACAGCAGACGAGCTGTATGAGATTGTCCGTGCGCGTTTGCCACGGGTCAGTCTCGGGACAGTTTATCGAAACCTTGAGGTATTGTCTGAACAGGGTGACATCCTAAAACTGGAGTCCGCTGGAAGCCAGAAACGTTTTGATGGTAACCCTGAACCGCATTACCATATCCGCTGCGTGCAGTGCGGCAGAGTTGGTGATGTGGAACATGATGGTGAAGTCGTGCTGCCTTCTATGGAGCATTTCCATTGCGAAGGCTTTACTATTCATAGTCAATCTCTTGAGTTTTATGGATTATGCGCAGACTGCCAGGAAAAGCTGGAAGCCCGCGAAGCTGTCGGATTGTAG
- the rbr gene encoding rubrerythrin codes for MKSIVGSKTEKNILTAFIGESQARNKYTYWASVAKKEGYVQISAIFAETADQEKEHAKRLFKLLEGGEVEVAGAFPAGVIGNTMENLLAAAAGEQEEHEHMYPSFAVIAREEGFNEIAAIFEAIANAEKFHEKRYRALAANIENGTVFKKGDKIVWRCRNCGYIHEGVEAPKLCPACAHPQAHFEVKTENW; via the coding sequence ATGAAATCTATTGTTGGATCCAAAACTGAGAAGAACATTCTGACTGCATTTATCGGTGAGTCTCAGGCTCGTAATAAGTACACCTACTGGGCTAGTGTTGCAAAGAAAGAGGGATATGTTCAGATCTCTGCAATCTTTGCAGAAACCGCTGACCAGGAAAAAGAACACGCTAAGCGTTTGTTTAAGCTGCTCGAAGGTGGAGAAGTCGAGGTCGCCGGTGCTTTCCCCGCTGGTGTGATTGGCAACACCATGGAAAACCTTTTGGCCGCCGCCGCTGGCGAGCAGGAAGAGCATGAGCACATGTATCCTTCCTTTGCCGTCATCGCTCGCGAAGAAGGCTTTAACGAGATCGCCGCGATCTTCGAAGCTATTGCCAATGCTGAAAAATTCCACGAGAAGCGTTATCGCGCACTCGCTGCCAACATTGAAAACGGAACCGTTTTCAAGAAGGGTGACAAAATCGTGTGGCGTTGCCGCAACTGTGGCTACATCCACGAAGGTGTCGAAGCTCCCAAGCTTTGCCCCGCTTGCGCTCACCCGCAGGCTCACTTCGAAGTGAAAACCGAAAACTGGTAA